From Bacillus horti, one genomic window encodes:
- the recN gene encoding DNA repair protein RecN, with product MLQELSIRNFAIIESLTVSFGQGLLVMTGETGAGKSIILDAVSLLIGGRASVDYVRHGTAKAEIEGLFDLKAGHYVFALLTELGIEAEDQTLILRRDISSQGKSICRINGKLVTLAILREIGQAIIDIHGQYEHQSLLQDENHLTMLDDFAKEDIFQHKQEYRHLFEQYKKVSSQIKQLLENEQQLAQRLDLLKFQFDEIAAAQLVPEEEEELIKEKRKHTHAQKLFKGVMASYEALQNDGGAVDSMGLALSYLQELVEYDDQLADPTEQVEAAFYQLEEAVQQLSRYQDQMEVDPERLNEIESRLQIVDQLKRKYGATISDILVYASKIEDELDSIVHKEERLDELKQKQEYILEDLLVEARNLTRVRTAIAKELEKRIKAELSGLHMDHTVISIHITPVQSGEKVELAGEARAIRAEGWDEVTIYMAPNPGEPLKPLSKIASGGELSRLMLALKSVFAKVEPVSTLIFDEVDTGVSGRVAQAMAEKLYHISKDQQVLCITHHAQLAVMADEHYRIVKEMKENTTKTSILPLNDQERIHESALMMSGGNVSSVTLKHAEELIAAANQYKKKSEN from the coding sequence ATGCTTCAAGAGCTAAGCATTCGGAATTTTGCAATTATCGAATCATTAACCGTATCATTTGGTCAAGGTCTTCTTGTTATGACAGGCGAAACAGGGGCTGGAAAATCCATTATCCTCGATGCTGTTTCGCTATTAATTGGAGGCAGAGCATCTGTAGATTACGTTCGACATGGTACAGCAAAAGCAGAAATAGAAGGTTTATTTGATTTGAAAGCTGGTCATTATGTGTTTGCTTTGTTAACTGAGCTAGGAATTGAGGCCGAAGATCAGACATTAATTTTGCGTAGAGATATTAGCTCACAAGGGAAAAGTATCTGCCGAATTAATGGAAAGCTTGTTACATTAGCTATTCTCCGCGAGATTGGACAAGCAATTATCGATATCCACGGACAATATGAACATCAAAGCCTACTTCAGGATGAAAATCATCTTACGATGCTTGATGATTTTGCCAAGGAGGATATCTTTCAACACAAGCAGGAATACCGTCACTTATTTGAACAATATAAAAAGGTAAGCTCTCAGATTAAACAGCTACTAGAAAATGAGCAGCAATTGGCTCAGCGTTTAGATTTATTGAAGTTTCAGTTTGATGAAATAGCAGCTGCACAGTTAGTTCCAGAGGAAGAAGAGGAGCTAATTAAGGAAAAGCGTAAGCATACTCATGCCCAAAAGCTATTTAAGGGGGTGATGGCATCCTACGAGGCTCTTCAAAATGATGGAGGAGCTGTTGATTCTATGGGGTTAGCTTTGTCTTACCTTCAGGAGCTTGTGGAATACGATGATCAGCTTGCAGATCCTACCGAGCAGGTTGAGGCGGCATTTTATCAATTAGAGGAGGCTGTACAGCAGTTAAGTCGCTATCAGGATCAAATGGAAGTGGATCCAGAACGACTTAATGAAATAGAGTCACGCCTTCAAATTGTGGATCAGCTAAAACGTAAATATGGAGCAACCATTTCTGATATTCTTGTCTATGCATCAAAAATTGAAGATGAGCTTGATTCAATTGTACATAAAGAAGAACGTTTAGATGAACTGAAGCAAAAACAAGAGTATATACTGGAAGACCTGCTTGTGGAAGCAAGGAATTTAACACGTGTACGAACAGCCATTGCGAAGGAGTTAGAAAAGAGGATTAAAGCTGAATTATCTGGTCTACATATGGACCATACCGTTATAAGCATTCACATTACTCCTGTTCAATCAGGGGAAAAAGTAGAGCTTGCTGGGGAAGCTAGAGCTATTCGTGCTGAAGGCTGGGATGAAGTTACGATTTACATGGCCCCAAATCCAGGGGAGCCTCTAAAGCCTTTATCAAAAATCGCTTCTGGTGGAGAGCTTTCACGTTTAATGCTTGCTTTGAAATCAGTCTTTGCTAAAGTGGAGCCTGTATCGACCCTGATTTTTGATGAAGTGGATACGGGGGTTAGTGGTCGTGTAGCACAAGCGATGGCTGAAAAGCTGTATCACATTTCTAAGGATCAGCAGGTGTTATGTATCACACATCATGCCCAGCTTGCTGTGATGGCGGACGAGCATTATAGAATTGTGAAAGAAATGAAAGAGAACACAACGAAAACAAGCATTCTTCCATTGAATGATCAGGAAAGAATCCATGAATCTGCACTGATGATGAGCGGAGGGAATGTTTCATCAGTTACTTTAAAACATGCAGAAGAACTAATAGCTGCAGCAAATCAGTACAAAAAAAAGTCAGAAAACTAA
- the ahrC gene encoding transcriptional regulator AhrC/ArgR: protein MNKAQRHIRIREIIAKNNVETQDELVDFLRNAGFNVTQATVSRDIKELSLIKVPLMDGKYKYSLPADQRYNPLQKLSRVLVDSFVGVDHTENLIVIKTLPGNANTVGVLIDHLDWPEIMGNISGDDTILIICKKREETELIVERILGLL, encoded by the coding sequence ATGAATAAAGCACAACGCCATATTCGAATCCGAGAAATTATTGCTAAAAATAACGTTGAGACTCAGGATGAGCTCGTTGATTTTTTGCGTAATGCAGGGTTTAACGTTACTCAAGCTACCGTTTCCCGTGATATTAAGGAGCTAAGCTTAATCAAGGTTCCTTTGATGGATGGGAAGTATAAATATTCTTTACCAGCTGACCAAAGATACAATCCTTTGCAAAAGCTATCACGTGTTCTTGTAGATAGTTTTGTTGGTGTAGATCATACAGAAAATCTAATTGTCATCAAAACTTTGCCTGGTAATGCCAATACAGTGGGGGTATTAATCGATCATTTGGATTGGCCAGAAATCATGGGGAATATCAGTGGAGATGATACGATTTTAATTATCTGTAAGAAGCGTGAGGAAACGGAGCTCATTGTAGAACGTATTTTAGGGTTATTGTAA
- a CDS encoding NAD(+)/NADH kinase, translating to MKALQIGLAINRGKPKALIVARELIPLMEEKGIQVWVEPRVAKHIGREDLSLAYEEFPLKVDILFVFGGDGSILGIARDFAKHDIPILGINLGHLGFLSEAEPDDLPDMLDFIVQKQYKTEERMMLEAELYRAGSLIQSWTALNDVGIAKGSYSRMITCKILLDNKELNTFFGDGLIISSPTGSTAYSMSAGGPIVAPNMDALLLTPVCPHSLTARPIILSADEEITIEVSATHNELGLSIDGQIGFELEIFDQIKIKRSPFTTTLIKWKDRSFFDVIKSKFHHAVE from the coding sequence ATGAAGGCATTGCAAATTGGCTTAGCTATTAACCGTGGAAAACCAAAAGCACTTATCGTAGCTAGAGAATTGATTCCTTTGATGGAGGAAAAAGGGATTCAGGTATGGGTTGAGCCCAGAGTGGCCAAGCATATTGGGCGTGAAGACCTTTCTTTGGCGTATGAAGAATTTCCTTTGAAAGTAGATATTTTATTTGTTTTTGGGGGAGACGGAAGTATTTTGGGTATTGCTAGGGATTTTGCCAAGCATGATATCCCTATTTTAGGGATTAATCTTGGTCACTTAGGGTTTCTCTCTGAGGCAGAACCAGATGATTTACCTGATATGCTGGATTTTATTGTGCAAAAGCAATACAAGACCGAAGAAAGAATGATGCTTGAAGCGGAGCTTTATCGCGCTGGCTCTCTCATTCAATCATGGACTGCCCTAAATGACGTGGGAATAGCTAAGGGATCTTACAGTAGAATGATAACATGTAAGATTCTGTTGGATAATAAGGAGCTAAATACCTTTTTTGGAGATGGATTAATTATTTCAAGCCCTACTGGTTCTACAGCCTATTCAATGTCTGCAGGGGGACCAATCGTAGCTCCAAATATGGATGCCTTATTGCTTACACCTGTATGTCCTCACAGTTTAACAGCGCGTCCTATAATCCTTTCAGCGGATGAAGAAATAACGATAGAGGTTAGTGCAACACATAATGAGTTAGGGTTGTCCATTGATGGACAGATTGGGTTTGAGCTAGAAATTTTTGATCAGATCAAAATTAAACGTTCCCCTTTTACAACTACTCTCATTAAATGGAAGGATCGTTCTTTTTTTGATGTTATCAAAAGCAAGTTTCATCATGCTGTTGAATAG
- a CDS encoding TlyA family RNA methyltransferase gives MAAKERIDVLLVQHGFFDTREKAKRAVMAGLVFSKTERLDKPGTKVPLDTAFEVKGSTLKYVSRGGLKLEKAIESFDLDLKDKTVIDIGASTGGFTDCALQNGAKLVYALDVGYNQLDWKLRSHEQVVVMERTNFRYVEAQDLKHGLPKFATIDVSFISLRLILPVLYQLLCQSGEVVALIKPQFEAGKDQVGKKGVVREARIHREVLTRVLSFAQGVGFALKNLDYSPITGGEGNIEFLVHLQKEAAKPEQELEKLDLEIDPLWMSRISDIVQAAHNQLAKS, from the coding sequence ATGGCAGCGAAGGAAAGAATTGATGTGCTGCTCGTTCAGCATGGTTTTTTTGATACAAGAGAGAAAGCCAAACGTGCAGTGATGGCAGGTTTGGTTTTTTCTAAAACGGAGCGTCTAGATAAACCAGGGACAAAGGTTCCTTTAGATACTGCATTTGAAGTAAAAGGCTCTACTTTGAAATATGTGAGTAGAGGTGGACTTAAGCTTGAGAAAGCGATTGAATCCTTTGATTTAGATCTTAAGGATAAAACAGTGATTGATATAGGTGCATCAACTGGTGGTTTTACAGACTGTGCTCTTCAAAATGGAGCTAAGCTAGTATATGCTTTAGATGTAGGCTATAATCAGCTTGATTGGAAGCTACGTTCACATGAACAGGTTGTTGTGATGGAGAGAACGAACTTTCGTTATGTAGAAGCACAGGATTTAAAGCATGGCTTACCTAAGTTTGCGACCATAGATGTTTCCTTTATCTCCCTTCGCTTGATCCTCCCTGTCCTATATCAGCTTCTTTGTCAATCTGGTGAAGTGGTTGCGTTGATTAAACCTCAGTTTGAGGCAGGTAAGGATCAGGTAGGAAAAAAAGGTGTTGTACGAGAGGCACGTATTCATCGGGAGGTTCTTACTCGCGTTCTTAGTTTTGCTCAAGGCGTAGGCTTTGCTTTGAAAAATCTTGATTATTCTCCTATTACGGGAGGAGAAGGAAATATAGAGTTTTTAGTTCATTTACAAAAAGAGGCTGCAAAACCCGAGCAGGAGCTAGAGAAGTTAGATTTGGAAATAGATCCATTATGGATGAGTAGGATTTCAGATATTGTGCAAGCCGCACACAATCAACTTGCCAAAAGCTAA
- the dxs gene encoding 1-deoxy-D-xylulose-5-phosphate synthase: MRLEDIQNPNQLKGLSNQELNQLAEEIREFLIRNLSVTGGHLAPNLGVVELTLVLHQLFDSPKDKFIWDVGHQAYVHKMLTGRMDKFNTLRQYKGLCGFPKMRESEHDVWETGHSSTSLSAAMGMAIARDIKKEKNHVVAVIGDGALTGGMALEALNHIGHEQKDLIVVLNDNEMSISPNVGALHNHLGKLRTAKQYKWVKEELEYLLHKIPAVGGTLAKTAERVKASLKYLFVSGIFFEELGYTYLGPIDGHSVEELVTCFKQAKRTKGPVLMHVITKKGKGYAPAEADSDSWHGGGPYKIESGEFIKSVDGPQDYKKVFGGVLNELAEKYPEVVAITPAMSSGSGMHGFAQRFPDRFFDVGIAEQHAVTMSAGLATQGLKPICVIYSTFLQRGYDQVVHDVARQNLPVTFAVDRSGFVGADGETHHGVYDIAFLRHLPNMQIMMGKDENEFRNLMYTAMQVDGPTAVRYPRGLGVGVPFDEEPQLIELGTWEVLKEGRKCAILAVGPMVQVALKAAEALSKEGISPTVINARFIKPLDEKMLLTLAEKGMHLITIEEHALAGGFGSAVLEFYSENNVKDIVIERMGVADEFIEHGSVSEQRQEAGLTVEQLIQRVKETYNIDRKAQRA; encoded by the coding sequence GTGAGACTTGAAGATATCCAAAATCCAAACCAATTAAAAGGGTTATCTAATCAGGAGTTAAATCAATTAGCTGAAGAAATCCGTGAGTTTCTTATTCGAAATTTATCTGTAACAGGTGGTCATCTAGCACCTAATCTTGGTGTTGTTGAGCTAACTCTTGTTTTACACCAGCTTTTTGATTCTCCAAAAGACAAATTTATTTGGGATGTAGGACATCAGGCTTATGTCCATAAGATGTTAACAGGGAGAATGGACAAGTTTAATACGCTAAGACAGTACAAAGGGTTATGTGGCTTTCCTAAAATGCGTGAAAGTGAGCATGACGTATGGGAAACGGGTCATAGTAGTACATCCCTTTCTGCAGCGATGGGTATGGCAATTGCAAGAGACATTAAGAAAGAAAAGAACCACGTTGTTGCGGTGATTGGAGATGGTGCACTTACTGGAGGTATGGCACTAGAAGCTCTCAACCATATCGGGCATGAACAAAAGGACTTAATTGTAGTTCTAAATGACAACGAAATGTCTATTTCCCCAAATGTAGGGGCCTTGCATAATCATTTGGGTAAGCTTAGAACGGCAAAGCAATATAAATGGGTGAAGGAAGAGCTTGAATATCTTCTTCATAAGATTCCAGCTGTTGGAGGAACATTAGCGAAAACAGCTGAAAGGGTAAAAGCTTCGCTTAAATACCTGTTTGTTTCAGGTATTTTCTTTGAGGAGCTTGGGTATACGTATTTAGGTCCGATTGATGGACATAGTGTAGAAGAATTAGTTACGTGCTTCAAGCAGGCTAAACGGACAAAGGGTCCAGTGCTGATGCATGTGATTACTAAAAAAGGAAAAGGATATGCACCGGCTGAAGCAGATTCGGATTCTTGGCATGGGGGCGGTCCATATAAAATCGAATCTGGTGAATTTATCAAGAGTGTGGACGGTCCACAGGACTATAAAAAGGTTTTTGGTGGTGTACTGAATGAGTTAGCAGAGAAGTATCCGGAAGTTGTTGCGATTACGCCTGCAATGTCTTCAGGTTCTGGGATGCATGGTTTTGCTCAGAGATTTCCAGATCGATTTTTTGACGTGGGTATTGCAGAACAGCATGCTGTCACAATGAGTGCAGGTTTAGCTACTCAGGGTCTTAAGCCAATTTGTGTTATCTACTCAACCTTCTTACAGCGTGGTTATGATCAAGTCGTACATGATGTAGCTAGACAGAATCTCCCTGTAACATTTGCCGTAGATCGCTCTGGCTTTGTTGGTGCTGATGGAGAGACACATCATGGGGTCTATGATATTGCTTTTTTAAGACATTTACCTAATATGCAAATCATGATGGGTAAGGATGAAAATGAGTTCCGTAATTTAATGTATACGGCTATGCAAGTGGATGGACCGACAGCCGTTAGATATCCTAGAGGCTTAGGAGTTGGTGTACCATTCGATGAAGAACCTCAGCTCATTGAACTGGGAACATGGGAGGTTCTGAAGGAAGGAAGAAAGTGTGCGATATTAGCTGTTGGACCAATGGTTCAAGTAGCCTTAAAAGCAGCCGAAGCTTTGAGTAAAGAAGGCATTTCTCCTACTGTTATTAATGCTCGCTTTATTAAACCTTTAGATGAAAAGATGCTTCTAACTCTAGCTGAAAAAGGAATGCACTTAATTACCATTGAGGAACATGCGTTAGCTGGTGGCTTTGGTAGTGCTGTATTAGAATTTTATAGTGAAAATAATGTAAAAGATATCGTGATTGAGAGAATGGGTGTTGCTGATGAATTTATTGAGCATGGTTCGGTGTCAGAGCAACGTCAAGAGGCAGGATTAACTGTGGAGCAACTCATTCAAAGAGTTAAAGAAACGTATAATATTGATAGAAAAGCTCAGAGGGCATAA
- a CDS encoding polyprenyl synthetase family protein, with product MSQQLSSFIKDWAGKMDVELKKCIADLQAPPPLLEAMEYSLLAGGKRIRPIFLFATLDALGHDPLKGKHAACALEMVHTYSLVHDDLPAMDDDDYRRGKLTNHKVFGEAMAILAGDALLTHAFYLLAKNAEGMKPEQFVTMFQEFSLLAGPNGMVGGQAADMLGEDKKLTIDELYYIHERKTADLLTSAVRMGCYIGQASPDQVIHLTTYAKHIGLAFQIQDDILDEIGDEAKLGKKVGSDKDNDKSTFVSLLGVEGAKEQLHQHVQQSKEALAKAEVLSDRLADLADFMVQRDY from the coding sequence ATGAGTCAGCAATTATCCTCATTTATCAAAGATTGGGCAGGAAAAATGGATGTAGAATTAAAGAAGTGTATCGCCGATTTACAAGCCCCACCTCCCCTTTTAGAAGCTATGGAATATTCTCTTTTAGCTGGTGGAAAACGAATTAGACCCATATTTCTTTTTGCTACCCTTGACGCTTTGGGACACGATCCTTTAAAAGGAAAGCATGCCGCATGTGCTCTTGAAATGGTGCATACGTATTCGCTTGTTCATGATGATCTGCCTGCTATGGACGATGATGATTATCGTCGTGGGAAGCTAACGAATCACAAAGTTTTCGGAGAAGCTATGGCTATATTGGCTGGAGATGCTCTTTTAACTCATGCCTTTTACCTACTAGCTAAAAACGCAGAAGGTATGAAGCCTGAACAATTTGTGACGATGTTTCAGGAATTTTCTCTGTTAGCAGGACCAAATGGAATGGTTGGGGGACAAGCTGCTGATATGCTGGGAGAGGACAAGAAGCTTACGATAGATGAGCTCTACTATATCCATGAGAGGAAAACGGCCGACCTTCTTACTAGCGCTGTTAGAATGGGCTGCTACATCGGACAAGCTTCACCAGATCAAGTCATCCATTTAACGACTTATGCAAAGCATATAGGATTAGCATTCCAAATTCAAGATGATATATTGGATGAAATAGGTGATGAAGCGAAGCTGGGGAAAAAAGTTGGTAGTGATAAAGACAATGATAAATCAACTTTTGTCTCCTTATTAGGAGTAGAAGGTGCTAAAGAGCAACTACACCAGCATGTCCAGCAATCAAAGGAAGCTTTAGCAAAAGCGGAGGTTCTATCAGATCGATTAGCCGATTTAGCCGATTTCATGGTTCAAAGGGATTATTAG
- the xseB gene encoding exodeoxyribonuclease VII small subunit gives MSKEQQEHGNKSSTLSFEEAMDKLETIVDQLEAGEVPLEQAIELFQEGMKLSQACHQKLEQVEKKVQILVEENDGFVKKDFDIEEEST, from the coding sequence ATGAGTAAAGAGCAGCAGGAACACGGTAACAAATCGTCCACTCTTTCATTTGAAGAGGCGATGGACAAGCTAGAAACAATCGTAGATCAGCTAGAGGCTGGTGAGGTTCCTCTAGAGCAAGCGATTGAGCTATTTCAAGAAGGAATGAAGCTTTCTCAAGCGTGTCACCAAAAGCTAGAGCAAGTGGAGAAGAAGGTTCAGATATTAGTGGAGGAAAATGACGGGTTTGTGAAGAAGGATTTTGATATTGAGGAGGAGTCTACATGA
- the xseA gene encoding exodeoxyribonuclease VII large subunit: MNKQQILSVKELTNHIKGCIENDPVLAQVWVRAEISNFVHHSRGHMYFTLKDDSSRIKAVMFAGHNRYLKFLPKNGMKVIVRGEVNVYERDGQYQLYVKDMEPDGIGALYQAFEELKEKLQRNGWFDPERKKAIPRVPKRIGVITSPTGAAIRDILTTLKRRFPVAEVIVFPVLVQGEFAPSSISQAIRMAHDHELEVLIVGRGGGSIEELWAFNEEMVAQAIYESTIPIISAVGHETDYTISDFVADLRAPTPTAAAELAVPLLQEMNGRLQQLEGMMQRGLQRTLNQRRRELLQLQNRYAFKVPMQIVRQKEQELDHALMRLGKGMNQLLQQHKLIIQQSRRQLLQTNLSYRIQQQKERIDRLTGGLAKGMQRILEKKREQTQFVMFQLDAFSPLKIMTKGYSLLYNHEKTVLYRSTKEIEPGQPLKVQMHDGELECQVWGIKEDQSNE, encoded by the coding sequence TTGAATAAGCAACAGATCTTATCAGTTAAAGAATTAACGAATCATATTAAAGGCTGTATTGAAAATGATCCAGTTTTAGCTCAAGTTTGGGTACGTGCTGAAATCTCTAATTTTGTTCATCATAGCAGAGGTCATATGTATTTTACCTTAAAGGATGACTCAAGCCGAATCAAAGCGGTTATGTTCGCAGGACATAACCGCTATTTGAAGTTTCTTCCTAAAAATGGAATGAAGGTTATTGTTCGCGGGGAAGTAAATGTTTACGAAAGAGATGGACAGTATCAATTATATGTAAAGGATATGGAGCCCGATGGAATTGGAGCGCTGTATCAGGCTTTTGAGGAATTAAAGGAGAAGCTTCAGCGCAATGGTTGGTTTGATCCTGAAAGAAAAAAAGCTATCCCTCGAGTACCCAAAAGAATAGGTGTGATCACATCACCAACTGGTGCTGCGATACGAGATATATTAACAACACTTAAGCGTCGTTTCCCTGTAGCAGAAGTCATTGTTTTTCCTGTTTTAGTTCAGGGTGAATTTGCTCCATCTTCGATCTCTCAAGCCATAAGGATGGCACATGATCATGAGCTTGAAGTGCTCATTGTGGGAAGAGGGGGTGGCTCCATAGAGGAGCTTTGGGCATTTAATGAGGAGATGGTAGCCCAAGCTATTTATGAGTCAACCATCCCGATCATTTCAGCAGTAGGACATGAAACAGATTACACCATTTCTGACTTTGTAGCAGACTTGCGTGCTCCAACTCCAACTGCAGCTGCGGAACTTGCTGTCCCTTTACTACAGGAGATGAACGGTCGGCTTCAGCAGCTTGAGGGAATGATGCAAAGGGGCTTACAGCGAACCTTAAATCAACGTAGAAGGGAATTGCTACAGCTTCAAAATAGATATGCTTTTAAGGTCCCTATGCAGATTGTTAGGCAGAAGGAGCAAGAGCTGGATCACGCTCTAATGCGGTTAGGGAAAGGAATGAATCAGCTCCTACAGCAGCATAAGCTGATAATCCAGCAAAGTAGAAGGCAGCTACTTCAAACAAATCTTAGCTATAGAATTCAGCAACAAAAGGAGCGTATAGATCGATTAACGGGTGGTCTTGCGAAGGGGATGCAACGAATCTTAGAAAAAAAGAGGGAGCAAACACAGTTTGTGATGTTTCAGTTGGATGCATTCAGCCCACTTAAAATTATGACAAAAGGATACTCCCTACTATATAATCATGAGAAAACAGTCCTCTATCGTTCAACCAAGGAAATTGAACCTGGGCAGCCTCTAAAAGTCCAGATGCATGATGGAGAGCTTGAATGTCAGGTATGGGGAATAAAGGAGGATCAATCTAATGAGTAA
- the folD gene encoding bifunctional methylenetetrahydrofolate dehydrogenase/methenyltetrahydrofolate cyclohydrolase FolD, with translation MSAKVISGIELAKKYREEIKAEVEQLQRSGVQPGLTVILVGEDPASMSYVAHKAKDCEKVGIASQVIKLPEQTTQEELLEHVERLNADATIHGILVQLPLPKHISEKEVLLAISPDKDVDCFHPTNVGQMVIGNSTFLPCTPFGVVKIIQSTGVELAGKHVVVIGRSNIVGKPVSLLMLQEHATVTICHSKTTNLAEVTKQADVLIVAAGRPNMIKREHVSPGTVVIDVGVSRTDEGRLVGDVQFDEVSEVASYITPVPGGVGPMTRTMLLKNTLEAAKQKLSASLV, from the coding sequence GTGTCAGCGAAAGTCATAAGTGGAATTGAATTAGCTAAAAAGTATCGTGAAGAAATTAAAGCAGAGGTTGAGCAGCTTCAAAGAAGTGGAGTACAGCCTGGTCTAACGGTTATTTTAGTAGGGGAAGATCCAGCTTCCATGTCTTATGTAGCTCATAAAGCTAAGGACTGTGAAAAGGTAGGAATTGCTTCACAGGTGATTAAACTTCCTGAACAAACGACTCAGGAAGAATTATTAGAGCATGTTGAGAGACTGAACGCTGATGCAACGATTCATGGCATATTAGTTCAATTACCTTTACCAAAGCATATTTCAGAAAAGGAAGTTTTACTTGCCATTTCTCCAGATAAGGATGTAGACTGTTTTCATCCTACTAATGTTGGACAGATGGTCATAGGGAACTCAACATTTTTGCCTTGTACTCCCTTTGGTGTCGTAAAAATCATCCAATCAACAGGAGTAGAGCTGGCAGGAAAGCACGTTGTCGTGATAGGGAGAAGTAATATTGTAGGGAAGCCTGTATCCCTATTGATGCTACAGGAGCATGCCACAGTGACAATCTGTCATTCAAAAACCACGAATTTAGCTGAAGTCACTAAACAAGCTGATGTATTAATTGTGGCAGCTGGTAGACCAAATATGATCAAACGAGAGCATGTTTCTCCAGGTACCGTTGTGATTGATGTGGGCGTAAGCCGTACGGACGAGGGGCGTCTTGTTGGGGATGTTCAGTTTGATGAAGTGTCTGAGGTAGCTAGCTACATTACTCCAGTTCCTGGAGGAGTAGGTCCTATGACTAGAACGATGCTCTTAAAGAATACACTTGAAGCTGCGAAGCAAAAGCTATCAGCTTCCTTAGTTTAG
- a CDS encoding O-sialoglycoprotein endopeptidase: protein MAFLGIDTSNYRTSFCVIDEHFQIVHEQNPLLPVAEGELGLQQSKAVFEHLRQWSEMLKAMPRVQQIKAIGVSIKPRPMDHSYMPVFRVGEVLAQTLAHFLSVPLYSTSHQEGHIAAGEFTASESLDDQFIAVHLSGGTSEVLLCTRKEAGYSIEKLGGTLDLHAGQFVDRVGVALNLPFPSGPSLERLAQTSEDDPELNGVLKQSKNSFTISSFCKGVDFSFSGPTTAALRLVQQSSAADYPHIARAVERNIAKTIEKSLLTAMKQTGIKDILLVGGVASNVYITTILKKRLEHRAVKGRLILANPVYATDNAFGVACIAGTHFNISR, encoded by the coding sequence ATGGCTTTTCTTGGAATTGATACAAGTAATTATCGGACATCCTTTTGTGTAATTGATGAGCATTTTCAGATCGTTCATGAGCAGAACCCACTTTTGCCAGTTGCTGAAGGTGAGCTTGGATTACAACAATCAAAGGCCGTATTTGAGCATCTTAGACAATGGTCAGAGATGCTTAAAGCCATGCCTCGGGTACAACAAATAAAAGCTATAGGAGTGAGTATAAAGCCTCGTCCTATGGACCATTCATACATGCCTGTTTTTAGAGTGGGTGAAGTCTTAGCTCAGACGTTAGCTCACTTTCTTTCTGTTCCTTTATATTCTACCTCTCACCAAGAAGGACATATTGCAGCAGGAGAGTTTACAGCCTCTGAAAGCCTAGACGATCAGTTTATCGCCGTTCACCTTTCAGGTGGGACAAGTGAGGTTCTACTTTGTACACGTAAGGAAGCAGGCTATTCTATTGAGAAGCTAGGAGGAACCTTAGACTTACACGCCGGTCAATTTGTTGATCGAGTAGGAGTTGCTCTAAATCTTCCGTTTCCAAGTGGGCCGTCCTTAGAAAGATTGGCTCAAACAAGTGAGGATGATCCTGAACTAAACGGTGTATTGAAGCAATCAAAGAATTCTTTTACTATTTCATCCTTTTGCAAGGGTGTTGATTTTAGTTTTTCCGGTCCAACTACGGCGGCTTTACGACTTGTACAACAAAGCTCTGCTGCTGATTATCCTCATATCGCTAGGGCTGTAGAAAGAAATATCGCCAAAACAATAGAGAAATCACTGCTTACGGCCATGAAGCAAACAGGAATTAAAGATATTTTACTGGTAGGTGGAGTAGCGTCTAATGTTTACATAACGACTATATTAAAAAAGCGCTTGGAGCATAGGGCTGTAAAGGGAAGGTTAATTTTAGCTAATCCAGTCTACGCTACGGATAATGCATTCGGAGTAGCGTGTATAGCGGGAACACACTTTAACATATCACGCTAA
- the nusB gene encoding transcription antitermination factor NusB, whose amino-acid sequence MKRRKAREFIIQALYQVDMVKCTWEEALEQVIENMDDTDDQGEEKQTKSKIDTKSLAFIKEVLEGITTNQSEIEKSVREALKNWSFERLALVDRAILRLGAYEIKYRDDIPQQVAINEAVELAKLYGSEESRKFINGVLSHVVKQGA is encoded by the coding sequence ATGAAAAGAAGAAAAGCCAGAGAATTCATTATCCAAGCTCTCTACCAGGTAGACATGGTCAAGTGTACCTGGGAAGAGGCTCTAGAGCAGGTTATTGAAAATATGGATGATACTGATGATCAGGGTGAAGAAAAGCAAACAAAATCGAAGATAGATACGAAGTCCTTAGCTTTTATTAAAGAGGTGCTCGAGGGTATCACGACCAATCAATCCGAAATTGAGAAATCTGTACGAGAGGCTTTAAAAAACTGGAGCTTTGAGCGTTTGGCTCTGGTTGATCGTGCTATTTTACGACTAGGAGCCTATGAAATAAAATACCGTGATGATATTCCGCAGCAGGTTGCTATTAATGAAGCTGTTGAATTGGCAAAGCTTTACGGCAGTGAGGAGTCTAGAAAGTTTATCAATGGGGTCCTTTCTCACGTAGTGAAGCAAGGGGCATAG